Sequence from the Candidatus Nomurabacteria bacterium genome:
AAATATTGAACCTGGTGAAACAAATAATTCTGCCGCTGAAAGAGAAGTATACGAAGAGACGGGTTACACTGTAGAAGCAGTAAAGGTCTTAGACCACCTGCAACACCCTACATTTCCTGCTTATGTCTACTACATAGCCTGCAACCTAGCAAATATTGCTCCAGATAAAGTTGACGACAGCGGTGTACTGCAAGTGCAATGGGTCCAAATTTCAAAACTCGGTTCGTTTGTAACCAGCTCACTCAACATAAAAGTCATGGACTACTTAACTAAACAGCGCCCACTTTAGCCTCATAATAAAATCTGAATGCAGGACTCTTTAAAGAAAGCAAAAATACAAGTCTTGTAACTACTATTCTTTATCTTAGCCAGTCTTCTGGTAAGTCGCCACGCTTTACTAGTTCATCTATAGTTGATTTTTCTAATGCAGCATCAGCTAAAT
This genomic interval carries:
- a CDS encoding NUDIX hydrolase is translated as MALGIVQRNDEVLLIERRRKEHGLNDESLNWVFPGGNIEPGETNNSAAEREVYEETGYTVEAVKVLDHLQHPTFPAYVYYIACNLANIAPDKVDDSGVLQVQWVQISKLGSFVTSSLNIKVMDYLTKQRPL